The following DNA comes from Vicia villosa cultivar HV-30 ecotype Madison, WI unplaced genomic scaffold, Vvil1.0 ctg.006078F_1_1, whole genome shotgun sequence.
gcagttttgataccccatcgAGACTTCAATTTGTGCATAAAGTCTCTTGGAGTGGATGTGGTTGTTCTGAAATCAGCGAGGACTTtaattctgcctttgaatgtcctaccaccttcagttgaatagctaggtgccccagcatggtagccacttagtattatcatatgttccttccccACACTTTAggttacttcccagaagaatattccaacaaaggcgtacaagagtggtgcatttttgccttactttagggattcgagcaatgcaagtgatgcaatactcaagataagaatacgtcttgcttatccctcggtcgggagccccaaatatagatgctagaactgTAATCACCATCCTAAATGGAAGAAgctagtatgatcatcaaactcaggagagctatatgtggtaaggaagacccacaacacaaatcttaaccaactgagattCTAACAAGCAGGGAAGTAATTGGGCGCAAGGCATCGAAATTACACCAgttcatttctcatattctttctttctctgttgacgagaaaaggccactgagaagaaaattccgggaagagatgacatatgatatgaagcaacaacttgagaatgagaaaagccttcgtagaacactcttgattaccaaaTGGCAAAAGATTCCGACGGAGTcacacaagaatttgtaatgctttagggattcgagcaatgcaaatggtgcagtgctcaagaccagaatacgtcttgcttatccctcggtcgggagccccaagcaacttccacatatgtatgAGAGGTAATTACCACATTAACTTTAATATCAAAACTGTTCGGAGTGAGCATAAATGACCTTTGcagttcttgatatcaggcactaggcacaaacacACAATGTCTAACTCGAAGGAGTCGCgaccttttatggctttcaaaATTTCCTCTAAGAGGTGAAATCTTTTTGTTATTTCAATAATCAGGAACCTGAAGACTTCAAATTCCAGACTTTTCTCATGATGCGAAATCTCCTTAATAAGAAAAGGAATCTTAATAGTATTTCTGACATTCTGATTCACAAGACCTTCTCTCTTGAGGTGAGATtgacatttgcatttggcctctaaggaacttgtctcaattcttcttgtcaaagagaaaaagcttgaataacctccatgcaTTGATTCATAATCCCCATTTTTGTTCTCATTTCATTCGaatcctcacggagttgttccattattaacttttgagcacatagcggtgagaagtcacttttgttgttgaagtctgaatttgagtagaaagggccccatgggcttctgagagaactatgaaatgcatgatagtatgaatgcatgtttcatttacaagggatcctaaagtcctttcacacactttttgtttctctttcatcaaagcttttcttttctttttgcatatagtatcttttcttttctttttcttttccatcttttctatttttctacttttttcgtttcctctttttttggaaatagactttagaatcccccacaaatgaagtggataaagtaatgatgttatgcaatgcaaaagcatgggatcaaggtccatagaatcttagtaaccactgtacactcctctgaataactgatacaggtcagatgtcatgagatcaaaggtccgacatatGTACCACACgaccataggaacaatagtcaccatcagaacagaatagtcaccaatggtacctgtcatgtatatcccaccccactcacaggtgaatctaggtcaaggtaggtcaaaggactccagcgttaacaattctcctgaaacaccatcattgttgcaaatacatgccaacaatggtatctcatttgaatctcaactggtcgtgggtctcatgatcgcaatcaacagaatcTGACATTCtattggcgtcatgactatccactctatcctaggtatcctatgtgtcaactctggcctgggtattgggccttttacctcatagaacatcccacccaacctgcaaacagagaaaatatgtggcccccacggggacccataatatagtccaagATGcggaaaatagacatgatatgcaagcaggaaaataaacatgacatgcagacataaaataaatgaatgcaacatataaacaaaatatagcacacccaataaacaagcaaacaaacggataggctaggatcgactcgctaggaatggaccagcacaggtctatcacatccccagcagagtcgccagctgtcgctaccgcgaaaaatggaatcagagtcgccactaatatattcatcccatcacgggaaaggaatatcagaaacctaactcgaaacaagaacaaggtctttcgaccaaagaatagggtacgggagtcggttacgcaaggggaaggtgctagcacccctcacgcccatcgtactcgatgatatccacctacgtttgtttctatctaaagagtgtatctatgtctaaaacctaaatgcggatgaatgcaaaaagaaatacggggaaaagaaggaattatttacaagtgtgctcgcttaggccccgcgacccaatgcctacgtatcccttaaaaggaatcagagctaccgtagttcggctccatagtttccatttgttttgtgttttttagttgaacagaggttaaggtcgcaatccacgatgctcgacctttggagacttatacgcctagttttcgaatggacttaacttgttcttaggtgcctaacaaggcaaaagaaaatgaacttgggtttgtgttttttatgtaactacatgatgaacaaaacccaatacaaggtttcgcaccacttcgtcactttgttttaattcgaacctttattaagtgttttaaatgtttttggttgagtattttttaagggaatttactcgCGATTCGAATcatataaaaatgtataatgatcgagaaacagattagggaatgaatcccactcacttctatcccattatgtaatgttcgagaaatagattagggaatgaatcccactcatttctctcccattaattaatgtttgagaaacagattagggaatgaatcccactcatttctctcccattaagtagtgaccgaggaacagattagggaatgaatcccactcatttctatgccactaagtgattgagaaacagattaaggaatgaatcccacttatttctctatcactttcttaatgtgattcgcatctctttttattaatgttttaatgttgaaaaagaaaagaatgaataaaggggaactaacctattctctaatctaagttattctaatctacaagtggccctaaggtcaaggataagggatctctacctatgttatcatgcatagattacaacctaagttgttctatgtgactaatcttaatgaagattgaagtcacctccctaagggaacatggtaagcatatagtaagagataagcaaaagcaataagcaaggtaggtgacttaatgaagtccctaaccaagtctactcctaagagagactacacacaatgaatcccaagagaaaacaatccacgAAATATGGAGaaagaacaaacaatcgtcgccttTTAAACTAATCAACAATCAAAGTGTGaaagaagaggcaaagcatgaAAATGGGAGAAGAAAGCCCTAGGGAAGTAGAAAACCAAGGAAACGAGTgtcttaaatcaaacacaaaagcaccatggcatcacacaaagatattcacaagaagttaccaaagtatcgcatgaatcgttacttaacaatcaGCGAACAAACATCATTTagtcaaaacaaaaagaaaatgaacacatggcctaagcttgaagtcagtagcataTTAATTCATTTATTGGTCTACtaccttataccaatctatgttagtcaattagcttgaagcaacacaaagttctaacaaaaactagacaaaactaggtcaaaactagctaGTGAATTCAAATTGTGAACGAAGTTAGAAAAAGTCATCAAATGATAGAAGTCAGCAGCAAataacctctaataggtgtctaaacaatcataAAATCATGTCAAggagtttcatacaaaattataggtcatttgtacaagttatgatgcaatcgttaaccaaaagcaagttatttacatgcaagaaaggaaaattcaagtaaaataagaagacactatttaaaaatttcaaatccaggccttaggacctctaaacatccctaataaTATGTACAAAAAAGATCCAAGTCAATTGCAAAATTTTATGGCACATTATGAGCAAAAATCAACACAAACGTCAATTAGAAACACATACTAACCAGGTCTAAAACCCTAAgcaaaaacctaaccaaaacaaggAATTGGAACTTCATTTTTATTACACATTATCATGTATTAGTCTACTgaaatcatacaaaaattggcAATTAGATTCGACTCCTAAAGCCCCTAATCAAATTAGTTTGCAAAACCTAGTAAAACATGAAGCATTGTGAACACATGTGaggaaatgatttattaaaagtaGTGAgctaatttctaaaaatctataaaaaatactaaaattatctaaacacataaaactatctaaaatgtattttattgatttttatttgaattaaaactaGTTCATGAATAAAAAGTTAGAAAAGAAACAAAGTTGAAATAAGACTAAAATCTGTCTAGTGGGGGGGTGCGttagtaaatttaaaatgaactaAGCTCTACTGAAGGCGCATTTGGGCTTCATCGTAGGGGTGTGAAAAGCAACGAATTTGTGTGTATGGCCCAAAGGATTTTTATTGTTCAGACTATCCTAACAGCCAAAAATGGCGTCATGGGCCAAGGGGAGGTGGATCTAGCAATTTCGTTTAGCCCAAGGTTTTTGTTTTGACCCATATCAGATTTTATTGATTTAAATCAATCCAATGGTCCATTAATCATATTAATGTTCTATCTGATCTTGTTATCAACAATTAATTCAGGTTAATTCAATTAACAGCATCATTATATTCCAATTAACACTAAACTATATACTAACCAAATATTTAAACCATATGTTAATTAATacgttaattgaaataaaataaaaggggaTTAGGGCAAAATTACAAGTGAAGATTCACCTTCTTCGAACGAGTACCCCTCTCCTCCACGATGAGCTCAGCGGCGGCGGAGATCCGATTGCTCCGGTGAACTCATTCCCTTCCATCGATGCCAGGACGATGAAGGCCTCCATCTCAGTTCTTCGACTCAAGCTTCCACGGTCTCCACTCTCAAATATCTCCTCTTATCATCCCAATCGCATCTCTTCGCTCGAACTCCCTTCTCAAGCTTCCTCTTCTCACTCACTAATTCAAAGTCCGGTTCGGCGCCGTCACCGCTCCTTGTTCtcactctttcactttttccGATCAACATTCCTTCATCTCAACACACACCGGAGTGCGTCCGGTGCCTCCTCGATTTTGAAGAAGCTGATACGAAATCCAGAGAGACTCCCCAAGAATTCAGGTATGCGCTTTCACTGTTGCTTTGTGTTCGGATTACCTTCTTCTACTTCCGGATGCGTAACCGTTGCTGCAGTTGTTTCTGTGTTGTTTGCTTGGGATGTGCCGCGAGAGTGAGATGAACATATGAGTTTGGGAGAGCGATTCTGCTATCAGTTTTCTGTGAATTGAAGCGTGGAGTGATGAAGAATCAGAGATTCTTGGAGAATTGTAGATGATGAGGCAATGATGAAGACGTTGAAGCAGGTGAATTCAGAGAGAGATATAAAGCTCATTACAAAGAATCGGTTAGTTCTCTTTTTTGATTCTGTTATTTTTCTGTTGcaattttctcttttgttttctgaATTTTCTGTTGGTGACTTGATGAAGGTTCGTACAAAGATGAAGATTGGTGGTGGATGAAGCGTGTGAAGTGTAGATGGAGGTGAAGTGAAGGTTATGAAAAATGATGAAGAATGGCTGAGAGCTTGAATCAATGGTCAAGTGCAGAGTTATATaggtgagaaatttctgattctTCTGTTAGGATTCAGTTGGGTTCTGTTTCTCATCCCCTTCTCTGATTCTAATGCTTCTGCCATGTACGAGTCTCTGATTCTGTTAGCTTTGTTAGAAGGTGGTTAGAGATTGTTGGAAATCGGTTATATGGTGGTTAGAAGTTAGAATTCTGTTAGAGAGTTAGGATGGGTTGAAATTCTGTTGGTGTTATAGGGAGTTGACAGTTAGGATAGTTAGAAGTGTTGGTTAAATTGGAAAATAGATTCTGTTATTGATGTTTTGGCAGAATATGGCAGCATGTATATATTTGTATAGTGCAGCATTGATTTTCATAGTTTGATGTGGGTGAATTAATGTGAAATGGTTTGAATGTTGCAGGATTGCGATTTGGCTTCGGTTGCGTTTTGTGTAGCATTATGAAGGTTTGTGTGAAATGGTGTATGGCTTGAAGCTTTGAAGAAAAGGTTTACAAGATGGAGGATTCAGATCAAGTGCAGCCGGTGCGGCATTGGAAGTACGGCATTGGACTAGGAGATTAGGAATCAGAATTGGTTCTCTTTGTTTAGGAGGAGTATTGTAATgttcaaagattttttttttgtaattcttttgtAGCACCCTTTTAGTTTCACACAAACTTTCGAATGTACTTTGAATATTGCATTGACTTTCCATATGAATGCTTTGAATTTAAATTGTGTTTTCACCTATTTCAATTTCAGATTATTCCTCAATGTTTCCAATACTCCTTTTAGATTAGAATCAAGGTGTTCCAATATTTGAATTCGACCTTCCATGCGCCATAAGCAAAGTGTGGATCCAACCTTCAATGACTAAACTGTACCAAATTGACAATTAACCCGTGCTTGCACTTTTAATCACTCAAAAGCAATCACCCTCATAACTTGCATTATTAATAACAATATGGACTAATAATTCGCAATTGAAGAGGACCACTTTAAATGAGCCAAGAACCTTAGGTAACTTGTAATGGAGGGGACATGATGAAATCGATCATTGCAAATCAAGAAGACCTTATTTCACATGATGCCTTGTATCTTAAGGAACCTGCAGATGAACAAACCCTATGCCGAACAGAACTTGGATGAACAAATGGAAACCTAATCCTCTGAGGTCCATGAACGCTAGAtgcctagggaaataaaccctgggCCTAGGGATCCATATAGATATGAATCATCTGATCAGTTGTCCTTTCCAAAAGACCCGAGTCGATCACAATCTTGATATGGTGTAGGGCACCATCCTTGAGGAAACAAATAACCTTTTACAAAGACCTATGTGGAACTCCAGCCTGTGTTCATGATTCTCGATCCCTTGTCATTCTATttcttaatgaatgcatgagttatgttaatgccctaatggagagATGTACGTGAATGCAAAGCTTAAgctagttaaaaataaatatgtgggcaaattttggggtgcaacaaccggttacaccaaaacccgtaaccggttacactgtaccAGAATCATTTTTCTGCGTTTTAAAGAGTCTATGATAGTCCCAAATACTCTATAATGGATCCCCTGCACTCCCAATACAGTTCTAACGAAATTGTATCATACAAACACATTTAGAAACATCAGTATGCAAGGATTATAGCAGAACTAACATGATTAGCATTATTGATTCATACTTcactcacaatccctaaaccccaattgaaTTCCCACATGCAAACCCCATGGTTACTAACTAGGTTCTCACCTTAGAGATGAAGAAGATAATGATAGAGCTGAAagcaagatggagatgatgacATAAGCAAGATTTGGGACAGAATCTGCTGCATGCAAGGGTAGAGCAATTGGACCAAGTTGGAAACTTTCTCCCCTTCCTCTCTTTCACGTTTCCTCCTCTTATTTCTATCAAATTCTGGTTTTGTGTTCAATTGGTTAGAATGTCACAAAGAACCAAACAAGTCCTTATTCTCATTTAAGTGGGGAAATGTCAATATTGCCCTCACTCTTACTAATTGGCATGATTTATGTGATAAACCTATTAGCAAAAGTGTGTATCATACTTGTCCATTACTCATatcaatttaatttagaattggtaattggacaattataataccgggtattacattctcccccccttaaatagaattcgtcctcgaattcaaaaacttaccaaaacaagtgaggataggattcccgcatctctgactcaagctcccacgtagcttcctcaggacgcgTCTCATCCCACATCACCTTCACGATAGGTATCTCCTTACTCCGTAGGGACTTGCTAGCACGCTCTAAGATACGGTAAGGTTGAGGATCATAGGAAAGATTTGGTTCTACTTCAACAGAATCCGGAAGAATAGGATGAAAAGTATCGGGCACGAACTTCCGGATCTGAGATACGTGGAATACGTCATGCAGCACGGATAGTGAAGGCGGTAATGCCAACTGATAAGCCACTTCACCTACCCAGCTCATAATCTGATATGGTCCCACATACCTCGGACTGAGCTTTCGCGttttgaacggtcctcccaaCCTTAATCTTGGAGTGACCTTCAAATACACATGATCACCAACCTCAAATTCTAAAGGTCTCCTTCGCTTGTCCGCATAGTTCTTTTGTCGGTCTTGGGCTTTCTTAAGATTATCTTGGATCATCTTGACTTTCCCGGTAGTTTCTTGtataatctccggtccaagaatactcttctcCCCTACTTCGGCCCAACATAGTGGTGAGCGACACTTTCTCCCGTATAGAGCCtcatagggagccatacccaaactagcatggtaGCTGTTATTATATGCGAACTCTACCAACGACAAATGATccttccaactcccaccttcttctagaatgcaagctcttaacatatcttctatcgtctggattgtcctctccgtctgccCATCGGATTGGGGATGGTTAGATGTACTCATATCCAGTCTAGTTCCCAATTCCTTatgaaacatcttccaaaatctcgaagtgaactttggatcacGATCGGACACTATACTAGATGGCACGCCATGCAACCGTACAATCTCCGCTATGAAAGCCTTGCGAGATGAATCACGTTGTGAGTGGTCTTTACAGgtaaaaagtgagcagacttagtcaacctgtccactattacccatatagaaTCATGTCCGCCTCGGGTACGAGGTAATCCCACAATGAAATCCATGGAGATAGAATCCCATTTCCACGTTGGTATCTCCAGTGGTTGCAACATTCCTCCTGgcctctgatgttcaatcttaactTGTTGGCAAATGGAACATTGCGATACATActctgcaatctccttcttcattcctggCCACCAAAAGTCTTTCCTCAAGTCTTGGTACATTTTggtcgatccaggatgaatagaaaaCCTACTCTTGTGTGCTTCATCCAGAATCAAACGCTTCAACTCAGAATCGTTCGGTATACACATTCGTTGcttaaacaagattactccaTCAGGTGCCCTCACAAAATCAGGCATGCCTCCGCTCGCTTGCAATTGTTCATCATACCCTTGTGATATCCGAATTCTTTCTCGTAGCTCATTCTGGATGCTCAAGTTACTAATTAACACACCATTGGGCGTCCATTCAAACTGAAGGTTAAGATTTTGAAACTTCTCCAACAATCCATgctctaacatcatcaattcagCAACTCGAAATTCTTTCCTACTTAAGGCATCTGCTACTTTGTTGgcttttcctggatgatacttcaattcaaagtcaaaATCTTTaaggtactccatccatctcctttgtcgcatattcaactccttttgGTCGAAAAGATATCtcaagcttttatgatcactgaacatctcaaagtgaacgcAATATAGATAATGTCACCACACCTTGAGTGCGAAAACTATTGCAGCAAGTTCAAGATCGTGGGTCGGGTAATTCTCTTAATGAGATCTCAACTGCCGAGATGCATAAGCTACCACGTGgccatcttgcatcaatactccgcctaaacctttcttagaagcgtCGCAGAACAATTCATAGGATCGGTTTGGATTCGGGATCACTAACACGGGTgcagtagtcaacttcttcttaagtttctgaaaactctGCTCACACTCGGAATTccattcaaaagcaacctccttccgtgtaagctttgtcaatggtaaggctaacttagcaaaccccataataaatctccggtaataacctgccaaacctaagaagcttctgactTCAGTGACACTCTTTGGCCGATCCCAATTCACCACCGCTTccactttagaaggatccactaCCACGCCTCCTCCCGAGATGACGTGACCGAGGAAACTTACTTCGGatagccaaaattcacacttactgAATTTGGCATACAATTGCTTCTCTCGAAGAGTAGATAACACAATCCGCAAATGCTCTTCATGATCTTCGGGAGTACGAGAATACACCAGGATGTCATCAATGAAGATTACTACAAACTGGTCCAGATATGGCTGAAAGAttcgattcatgtaatccatgaaaaaTTCCGGAGCATcagtcacaccaaacggcataactaaaaactcgtagtgaccatatcgggtcctgaatgcagtcttaggtacatctgagctcttcactcgGATTTGATGGTACCCTGACCTAAGATCAttcttcgagaacacactggctcctttcaactgatctaggaggtcatcaatccgtggtaaaggatatttgttctttatggtaacTTTGTTCAGCTGACGGTAATCGATGCACAGGCgcatacttccgtctttcttctttaccaaaagaacaggagctccccatggagaaacactgggttggataaaatgcttagcaagaagctcttccaattggctcttcagttctctgagttcaataggagacatcctatatggagtgatggaaactggggcttttccaggaacaagatcaattgagaactctgcttccctttccggaggaagagaagtgatatcctcaggaTATACATCAGGAAATTCGCACACCACTGGAATCTCCGACAATTCAACTCTCACTGAAGGTTCCttggaaagaactaaaagaaaggatctttcttgagaaaagagataattaacgGCGTTGATcgtaccttctatcaacttggtaattgcatcatcggaaaaagtctcttcagcaggaatgaatatggccttctctttgcaaccaatgtacaccgagttaagagacaaccaatccatcccTAGAATAACATCAAGCCTCTTGAGAGATAAGC
Coding sequences within:
- the LOC131642912 gene encoding uncharacterized protein LOC131642912 encodes the protein MDPPEFVGGLDSLLAQDWLAGMERVFQAFQCTEEEKVIFAAQKMKGPALRWWNTASTYFTTQEIPKDWQHFKVAFLEKYFPNSVRTQKEREFQNFKQGDMSVLEYAEKFEDLADYSRQAVYAPDELWKIDQCGEQGHIAPQCPQKRTPEKTAGRVYTLDSRKAKGNHNLIAGTCYVNNQPVCVLVDCGATHSFVSTECVYRLGLEVIPLPDPMIISSATNDTVEARLICKDCSVSFNGRDYPIDIICLSLKRLDVILGMDCDHKSLRYLFDQKELNMRQRRWMEYLKDFDFELKYHPGKANKVADALSRKEFRVAELMMLEHGLLEKFQNLNLQFEWTPNGVLISNLSIQNELRERIRISQGYDEQLQASGGMPDFVRAPDGVILFKQRMCIPNDSELKRLILDEAHKSRFSIHPGSTKMYQDLRKDFWWPGMKKEIAEYVSQCSICQQVKIEHQRPGGMLQPLEIPTWKWDSISMDFIVGLPRTRGGHDSIWVIVDRLTKSAHFLPVKTTHNVIHLARLS